In Penicillium oxalicum strain HP7-1 chromosome I, whole genome shotgun sequence, a single window of DNA contains:
- a CDS encoding COP9 signalosome complex subunit 7: MDQTHARALEAIQSFIVLATSNSATSPRFVANIITNATSAPHTYVFAELLETSTVQALASPDTPPEYQGYLKLLEIFAWGTWQDYQETPNLPKLNADQTLKLRLLSLLSLAATTKPLTYQSLIDALSLSTAAELEALVTTAIYAGLVSARLSPASNPPTVNVTSVAPLRDAPRQSLPRMVSILTEWESRCGQVVADLEAEIVRVKANAQKRHAREQVHRERVDEAMQWRQAEVGRGDGNGGDGRVGKSGIGRGAARSAWGLGRNKREADDFDEDDGFESDDREHASRMEIDEGAGMGRGGNRQTKRMVGRKT; this comes from the exons ATGGACCAAACACACGCCCGCGCATTGGAGGCTATTCAGTCATTTATTGTCCTCGCGACTTCCAACAGTGCCACCTCCCCTCGCTTTGTCGCCAACATCATCACTAATGCCACATCTGCTCCTCACACCTACGTCTTCGCGGAGCTGCTCGAGACATCGACTGTCCAGGCTCTAGCTTCTCCCGACACACCACCGGAGTATCAAGGGTATTTAAAGTTGTTGGAAATCTTTGCATGGGGAACATGGCAGGACTATCAGG AAACCCCCAACCTCCCCAAATTGAATGCCGACCAAACCCTGAAGCTCCGGCTACTCTCTTTGCTCTCCCTTGCCGCTACCACTAAGCCTCTCACCTACCAATCGTTGATCGATGCGCTCTCTCTGTCAACCGCCGCCGAGCTGGAAGCTCTCGTGACGACCGCCATCTACGCCGGCCTGGTTTCGGCTCGTCTATCCCCTGCATCCAACCCCCCCACTGTCAACGTCACGTCCGTAGCACCGCTTCGAGATGCACCGCGCCAATCGCTGCCCCGGATGGTCTCCATCCTGACTGAATGGGAGTCTCGCTGCGGACAAGTCGTCGCCGATCTGGAAGCGGAGATTGTACGGGTCAAGGCCAACGCGCAGAAACGGCATGCGAGAGAGCAAGTCCATCGGGAACGGGTGGACGAGGCCATGCAGTGGCGGCAGGCCGAGGTTGGTCGCGGGGATGGGAATGGCGGGGACGGACGAGTCGGTAAGTCCGGGATAGGACGGGGCGCAGCGCGGTCAGCCTGGGGACTCGGGCGCAATAAACGAGAAGCTGATGAttttgatgaggatgatggttTCGAGTCGGATGACCGGGAACATGCTTCGCGCATGGAGATCGACGAAGGTGCCGGCATGGGCCGTGGGGGAAACAGGCAGACAAAGCGCATGGTGGGGCGAAAGACATAG